In Caballeronia sp. SBC1, the DNA window ACCGCGCCGCGTGCCCGTTCATGCCTAGAGAGCCACAACGCGTTGAGCTTACTGCCGGCCGGGAAAAGCGGCGCTTCAGCGGCGCCCAGTCCGACCCGCAGCAGCAGCATTGAGAGCCCGCCTGACGCTACCCCGAGCAGGGTCTGGAACACACCCCACAGCAAGGTGGCGGCCGCCACCACGCGACGCGGCCCGAAGCGGTCGATGAGCCAACCGCCGGGAATCTGCAGCAGCGCATACGACCAGAAGAAACTGGAGAGGATCAGCCCTTGCATGGCCGGCGAAAGCGCGAACTCCTTCGCGATAGTCGGCATGGCGATGGACAACGATATCCGATCCACCAGGTTGATCAGCGTGATGAGGAACACCACGCCGAAGATGCGCCAGCGCACGCTGGTCGCCCTCTCTGCCTGCGCCATCGCACGTGGTGGATCACGCGCTTCGATACGGCTTTGCATGGTTGTCTCCGGGTCTTATGGTGGCTTCGCTCAAGGCGTTTAGGCCAGTTCAGGCGTCATTCGATGATGTTGAAGTCGTCGAGATACTTGTCGCTCAGGGTAATGCCGAGTCCCGGCGTCTCGTCGGAGAGTTGCAGGAAACCGTTCTCCGGTTGCGGCTCTCCCTCGAAGATGTAGTAGAACAATTCGTTGCCTACTTCAACGTCGAACACCGGGAAGAACTCGGACATGGGGCTCGCCGTGCTCGACATGGTCAGGTGATAGTTATGCATCTGTCCCGCGTGCGGGATCACGGGCACCGACCATGCTTCAGCCATTGCGTTGATCTTGCGCGCGGCCGTGATACCGCCCACGCGATTGGTGTCGTACTGAATCACGTCTACCGCTCGGCGTTCGAGCAGGTCCTTGAAACCATAGCTCGTGAATTCGTGTTCGCCACCGGACACAGGAATGATGTTCATCTTCTTCAGTTCCTGATACCCCTCGACGTCGTCGCCAATCACCGGCTCTTCGATCCAGCGCGGGTTGAATTCAGCCAGACGCGGCAACATGCGGCGCGCGTATTCAAGCGTCCAGCCCATGTAGCATTCGACCATGATGTCAATGTCGTCACCGGCCAGCTCGCGCAGCAGCCGCACTTGCTCCAGGTTCTTCGCCATGCCTCTCGGCCCATCCTTCGGACCGTAGCCGAAGCGCATCTTCATCGCGGTGAAACCCTGGTCGAGATAACCTTGCGCTTCGGCCAGGAACACGTCGCGGTCGTCGTTGTTATAAAGCTTCGACGCGTAACACCAGATCTTTTCCTTCGTGCGCCCGCCTAGCAGCTTGAACACCGGCTTGTTCACCGCTTTGCCCATGATGTCCCACAATGCAATATCCACTGCAGAGATGGCGGCCATGCCGATCCCCTTGCGACCCCACGCGTGAGTGCGGCGGTACATCTTCTGCCAGATGTATTCGTTGTCGAACGGGTCCTCGCCAATGGCGATCGGAGCAAGATAGTCATCGACGATCTGCTTGGCAATACGTGGTGCGAGCGCGCAGTTGCCAATGCCAACGGTGCCGTCGTCGCACTCCACTTCGACCACGAGCCAGCCGTGAAAGCGGAACGATCCCATTGCATCACCACGCTCATAGAGAATGTCCACGGCGTTGGTGCAGAAGTGCGCTTGCGGCGGCACGACCTTACCTTTCCATTCAAAGACGCGCGTGCGGATATGCTTGATTTTCATGGTCTGACTCTCCTCGAAGAAGGTAATTGCTGGAGCGGCTCGGCTGTTTATTGCCAAGCGGCGCTGCGGACTCGATTGAACCGGTGGACTGTGCCGAAGCGGACTCGAACGCGAGCAACAAGGCCGCCCCAATTCGCCAGGAGACCGCGAGCGGGAGCATCCCCACTTCCGGCGATCCGACCCTGCGCTCAGCCAGTCCCTTCAGGTTCGGGGCAACGAAGCTGCCCGGCTTGCCAATCGCGCTGTAGAGCGCCCTATCGCGCGTAGCGATCATTGATTTGTCTCCTGCATTTTTTTGCACACGGCTCGTTTGTGGCTCGTTCGTGGCTCGTTTGTGGCCCGTTACGTCGAGGGTTTTTGTGCGTGCCGTTGAATGCCCGTAGTGTGCGAAACTATGCGATAACTGACTATTGAATTAATCGCATCGCTCTATTCCCTGGAGTTATCGCTCGCATGATCGCGCCCGCATCAACCCTCCGCAAACGCTTGCGCCTGCGCCACCTGCAACTGATGGTGGCGCTCTCGGAAACCGAATCGCTGCGCCGCGCCGCAGACGAACTCGCGATGACCCAGCCCGCCGCGACCAAGGCGTTGCAGGAGCTGGAGGACACCATTGGCGTGTCGCTCTTTGTGCGGCACGCGCGCGGCATGGACCCGACCATCTTCGGCGAAGCGGTCATGCGTTATGCACGCGTGGTGTTTGAAGACCTCGACGAACTGCGCGAGGAACTCGCCGCGATCGAGGCCGGCGATATCGGCAAGGTGCGCATTGGCGCCGTAATGGCACCCGCGCCCGAACTTCTGACGCACGCCATTGTGTCGTTGAAAGAAGCGCATCCGCGCTTGCAGATCTC includes these proteins:
- a CDS encoding L-rhamnonate dehydratase; this translates as MKIKHIRTRVFEWKGKVVPPQAHFCTNAVDILYERGDAMGSFRFHGWLVVEVECDDGTVGIGNCALAPRIAKQIVDDYLAPIAIGEDPFDNEYIWQKMYRRTHAWGRKGIGMAAISAVDIALWDIMGKAVNKPVFKLLGGRTKEKIWCYASKLYNNDDRDVFLAEAQGYLDQGFTAMKMRFGYGPKDGPRGMAKNLEQVRLLRELAGDDIDIMVECYMGWTLEYARRMLPRLAEFNPRWIEEPVIGDDVEGYQELKKMNIIPVSGGEHEFTSYGFKDLLERRAVDVIQYDTNRVGGITAARKINAMAEAWSVPVIPHAGQMHNYHLTMSSTASPMSEFFPVFDVEVGNELFYYIFEGEPQPENGFLQLSDETPGLGITLSDKYLDDFNIIE